The Aethina tumida isolate Nest 87 chromosome 6, icAetTumi1.1, whole genome shotgun sequence genome has a segment encoding these proteins:
- the LOC109597796 gene encoding zinc finger protein 558 — protein MSTNICDICLSNNENLEIINENSKERDSVIEKLRKLVPEVQWIIPTALCTNCLQDLNKTYAFRERCIQSYITKRTKTETYCDDTDQDNLTDLPETEPTTTTKCNICDGTFKNKYLLKRHIKNVHATAKPYKCDQCESSFTSQVYLNAHKRYHNKERAYICSYCGKGFITTSDLNHHEKIHKETRNYACKQCPKAFKTSSDLYKHKMCVHGDKNQWKHVCKYCDKRFPLKINLDTHVKTHTGERNFTCRVCGRRFINNSVLNRHMETHVDFVPFKCEHCLQSYKHKKSLDVHLFRVHGIGSGEEAKERVKKYCHVCPKSYFDRNKLEKHLRTHTGERPFKCDDCGKAFVDKSYVKQHMKTAHNILKT, from the exons ATGTCAACAAACATTTGTGACATTTGTTTGAGTAACAACGAAAACTTAGAAATCATAAATGAAAACTCTAAGGAAAGAGACTCtgttatagaaaaattacGTAAACTAGTCCCAGAAGTG cAATGGATAATCCCTACAGCTTTGTGTACGAACTGTTTACAAGATTTGAACAAAACTTACGCGTTCCGTGAACGTTGCATCCAATCGTACATAACGAAGAGAACAAAAACTGAAACCTACTGTGATGATACAGACCAAGACAACCTAACTGACTTGCCTGAAACTGAaccaacaacaacaaccaaATGCAACATCTGTGATGGCACCttcaaaaacaaatacttGCTGAAACgtcatataaaaaatgtgcacGCAACAGCAAAACCGTACAAATGTGATCAGTGCGAGAGCTCGTTCACTTCGCAGGTCTATTTGAACGCCCACAAACGTTACCACAACAAAGAACGAGCGTACATATGTTCATATTGTGGTAAAGGGTTCATAACAACCAGTGATCTCAACCACCATGAGAAAATCCACAAGGAGACTCGAAATTATGCATGCAAACAATGTCCAAAGGCGTTCAAGACGTCCAGCGACCTGTACAAGCACAAAATGTGTGTGCACGGTGATAAGAACCAGTGGAAGCACGTCTGCAAGTACTGCGACAAGCGTTTCCCGTTGAAAATCAACCTGGATACGCACGTCAAGACGCATACCGGCGAACGGAACTTTACGTGCCGTGTGTGCGGACGCCGCTTCATCAATAACTCGGTGTTGAACAGGCATATGGAAACGCACGTTGATTTCGTGCCGTTCAAGTGCGAGCACTGCCTGCAAAGTTACAAGCACAAGAAGAGTCTGGACGTCCACCTGTTTAGGGTGCACGGGATAGGTAGCGGCGAAGAAGCCAAAGAGAGGGTCAAGAAGTATTGTCACGTTTGTCCCAAGTCGTATTTCGATCGGAACAAGTTGGAAAAGCATTTGAGGACGCACACGGGGGAAAGGCCCTTCAAGTGCGACGATTGCGGTAAGGCTTTCGTCGACAAAAGTTATGTGAAACAGCACATGAAGACTGCacataatattctaaaaacttaA
- the LOC109597839 gene encoding translational activator of cytochrome c oxidase 1, with translation MRNLLKLSKICQNFHNVNVVSVRNAGHSKWQNIKHIKGAKDAERAALFTKLGRMMKVAVAEGGTVDPKKNLKLSQVIEQAKRANMPVATIQSILKSTETDKSGAKPHLVEIKGPGSCIILCEVFTNNIQMFKQTVATILKKHSSKFNDGGGIHLFEEKGLIDVVLPTDFKDKTEETVLEAATDHAIESGAEDVRVLEENESLQFICGASNLNSVVADLEKLQYKVSNAAVEFIPLKMQALQDEELKVAEKLYEKLQALPEVTKLSDNIA, from the exons ATGAGAAACTTGTTAAAACTATCGAAAATCTgccaaaattttcataatgttAATGTTGTAAGTGTAAGAAACGCCGGACATTCCAAATGgcaaaacataaaacacatAAAGGGGGCAAAGGATGCGGAAAGGGCTGCACTGTTTACAAAACTGGGAAGGATGATGAAAGTTGCTGTAGCCG AAGGGGGCACGGTAGACCcgaaaaagaatctaaaactGTCCCAAGTCATTGAACAAGCCAAAAGGGCCAACATGCCTGTAGCCACAATACAAAGCATTTTAAAGAGCACTGAGACGGACAAAAGTGGCGCAAAACCTCATCTGGTGGAGATCAA AGGACCTGGAAGTTGTATAATCTTGTGTGAAGTGTTCACAAACAATATACAGATGTTCAAACAAACTGTGGCCACAATCCTGAAAAAGCATAGCTCAAAATTCAACGACGGTGGCGGTATACATTTGTTTGAGGAGAAAGGTTTGATTGACGTGGTACTACCAACAGATTTCAAGGATAAAACAGAAGAAACCGTGCTGGAAGCCGCCACAGACCATGCGATAGAAAGTGGCGCCGAAGATGTGAGAGTTTTGGAAGAAAACGAGTCATTGCAATTCATTTGTGGAGCCAGCAATTTGAATTCGGTAGTGGCCGACTTGGAGAAGTTGCAGTACAAAGTCAGCAATGCAGCCGTTGAGTTTATACCTCTCAAAATGCAGGCGCTGCAGGACGAGGAACTGAAAGTGGCAGAGAAACTTTACGAAAAACTGCAGGCACTGCCGGAAGTCACTAAACTGTCGGATAACATTGCTtga
- the LOC109597838 gene encoding zinc finger protein 239: MSINCDICLINFDKNNDNETDLLTILTKLKNCVPEVDWNVTVTLCDCCLDDLNKTYAFRELCIQSFLNKKHVKAEVELPTKQEQEEEVEEEPSTEFNDEPDRQSECSDDWQPENTKGPSKKKRDKDKTCEHCGKQFVLLKKHYAKCKKLDLKQEPPKQEDDTKPPKCLICNNVFKNRNTLKNHVRNVHAKEKNFKCELCERTFAMLGNLNVHKKSHSRVKTHICSFCGKGFFSANSLSLHEKIHANKRAYKCALCSKAFNTFSDLYKHKLCVHSDPSKWKNVCPFCSKRFALKVNLDTHIMSHTGEKNFACEMCEKRFISKTKLMKHMRTHTGERPFQCPNCDKTFIDKSYIKQHLKTSNCIVPQIV; this comes from the exons ATGTCAATAAACTGTGACATTTGTCTAATAAACTTCGACAAAAACAATGACAACGAAACagatttattgacaattttaacaaaactaaaaaactgTGTGCCTGAAGTA GACTGGAACGTGACAGTAACGTTGTGTGATTGTTGTTTAGATGACCTGAACAAAACTTACGCATTTAGGGAACTGTGTATACAGAGCTTTCTGAACAAAAAGCATGTCAAAGCTGAGGTTGAACTGCCAACAAAACAAGAACAAGAGGAGGAGGTGGAGGAGGAACCTAGTACTGAGTTCAATGATGAGCCCGACAGACAGTCTGAGTGTTCAGATGATTGGCAACCCGAAAATACTAAAGGACCGTCAAAGAAAAAGCGTGACAAAGACAAAACATGCGAACATTGCGGAAAACAGTTCGTATTACTCAAAAAACACTATGCCAAGTGCAAAAAGCTGGATCTAAAACAAGAGCCTCCTAAGCAGGAGGACGACACCAAACCACCTAAATGCCTGATATGCAACAACGTATTTAAAAACAGGAacaccttaaaaaatcacgtGCGAAACGTGCACGCCAAGGAGAAGAACTTCAAGTGTGAACTGTGCGAACGCACGTTTGCAATGCTGGGCAACCTGAACGTGCACAAAAAGTCGCACAGCCGCGTCAAGACGCACATCTGTTCTTTCTGCGGTAAGGGTTTCTTCTCCGCCAACTCGCTGTCGCTGCACGAGAAGATCCACGCCAACAAGCGGGCGTACAAGTGTGCACTCTGCTCCAAGGCGTTCAACACATTTTCGGACCTGTACAAGCACAAGTTGTGCGTGCACAGTGATCCCAGCAAGTGGAAGAACGTGTGTCCGTTTTGCAGCAAGCGTTTTGCCCTCAAAGTCAACCTAGATACGCACATAATGTCGCACACCGGCGAGAAGAATTTTGCCTGCGAGATGTGCGAGAAGCGGTTCATAAGCAAAACGAAGCTGATGAAACATATGAGGACACACACGGGCGAAAGACCGTTCCAATGTCCGAACTGTGATAAAACGTTCATCGACAAGAGTTACATCAAGCAGCATCTGAAGACTTCCAATTGTATAGTGCCGCAAATTGTTTAA
- the LOC109597803 gene encoding bromodomain-containing protein 7 gives MSSPQHTPQVKKHKKHKSDKKDRHESTGGLKLILKVGSQNTPEHMTEFPMDDDLQVDPNDPYSISRHHKKSKKKKKKKDKNKDREKRHRHKEKKRKREEFEGEISVGTSTDDLPANQYAQPLSPSRDRELRTCVIKKIQERTPLSKGLEHLLGLLEKKDPQQFFAWPVTDNIAPGYSTIITQPMDFSTMRQKVEENEYHTLNEFIEDFKLMCTNAMKYNQVDTIYYKASKKLLHHGLKMMVPEKLGWMLNLIPEITSQDVGFEITPELRQIRPQDEHDEDQFGEVKRRMPASKFEAIQDDLTAEEILVKSQIAAREAKAKLMQSNKGAPGMGFLKQKKDGTTHLNILIGGDGVIPGTKKRPVLLGQLTGKLTEGTSQISGFREDRRNVAKPVKPLYYGAFGSYAPSYDSAFSNLTKEESDLVYQTYGSDLATQYAESIQDYVKDSDYATHLADSLLDLLTGGDHSKTKTVLEENKKLRQEEEAIKTVLEVKPIDAVKINVDELKSLQDLGIDVNFLDQMEEEIRVAEERHELQQRLDSMAQLLEKLQKTQYQRLSQPPPLHLNNCPPPNDEEIQIADNITENLTGIAKRVPPGEIASVGGIRKALGMVQEVEVADLESELRQFLESEPNLSQSPLRDDDKTIEEIFME, from the exons aTGTCGTCGCCACAACACACGCCCCAAgtcaaaaaacacaaaaagcaCAAATCGGACAAGAAAGACCGCCACGAATCAACCGGCGGATTGAAACTGATCCTGAAAGTGGGCAGCCAAAACACCCCGGAACATATGACCGAATTCCCGATGGACGACGACTTGCAAGTGGACCCGAACGATCCCTATTCGATATCTCGCCACCACAAAAAGtccaagaaaaagaaaaagaaaaaggaCAAGAACAAGGACAGGGAGAAACGGCACAGGCACAAGGAGAAGAAACGGAAACGGGAGGAGTTCGAAGGTGAGATCAGTGTCGGAACTAGTACGGACGATTTGCCGGCCAATCAGTACGCCCAACCTCTAAGCCCCAGCAGAGACAGAGAGCTGAGGACGTGCGTCATTAAGAAGATTCAAGAGAGGACTCCACTGTCGAAAGGTCTGGAACATTTACTTGGTCTGCTGGAGAAAAAGGACCCGCAACAGTTTTTTGCCTGGCCCGTCACCGACAACATTGCACCTGGTTACTCAACCATAATCACCCAACCAATGGATTTCAGCACAATGCGACAAAAAGTGGAGGAGAATGAATATCACACCCTCAATGAGTTCATTGAGGACTTCAAGCTCATGTGCACAAATGCCATGAAGTACAACCAAGTTGATACTATCTACTATAAGGCAAGTAAAAAGCTGTTACATCATGGTTTGAAAATGATGGTGCCAGAGAAGTTAGGGTGGATGCTAAACTTAATTCCGGAGATAACGAGTCAGGATGTCGGCTTCGAAATAACGCCGGAGTTGAGGCAGATAAGGCCACAGGATGAGCACGACGAGGATCAGTTCGGGGAGGTGAAACGAAGGATGCCGGCCAGCAAATTCGAAGCTATTCAAGATGACTTGACGGCCGAAGAAATCCTGGTCAAGAGTCAAATCGCCGCCAGAGAAGCCAAGGCTAAATTAA tGCAAAGTAATAAGGGAGCTCCTGGCATGGGATTCCTGAAGCAGAAGAAAGATGGTACCacccatttaaatattctgattGGGGGCGACGGCGTTATCCCCGGCACCAAAAAGCGGCCCGTCCTCCTCGGCCAACTGACTGGCAAACTGACCGAGGGCACGAGCCAAATAAGCGGATTCCGCGAGGATCGCAGGAACGTGGCCAAACCTGTCAAACCCTTGTATTACGGGGCGTTTGGCAGCTACGCCCCCAGCTACGACTCGGCCTTCTCCAACTTGACGAAGGAGGAAAGCGACCTGGTTTATCAGACGTACGGGTCGGACCTTGCGACCCAGTACGCGGAGTCGATCCAGGATTACGTTAAGGATAGTGACTATGCGACGCATTTGGCGGACAGTTTGCTGGACCTGTTGACTGGCGGGGACCACAGCAAAACGAAAACGGTGCTGGAGGAGAACAAGAAGCTGAGACAGGAAGAGGAGGCCATCAAGACTGTGCTCGAGGTCAAACCTATTGATGCTGTGAAGATTAACGTGGACGAATTGAAGAGTCTTCAAg ATCTTGGAATCGACGTGAACTTCCTCGACCAAATGGAGGAGGAGATTCGGGTGGCCGAAGAACGACACGAGCTCCAACAAAGGCTGGATTCCATGGCGCAGCTGCTCGAAAAGCTGCAGAAAACCCAATACCAACGGCTCTCCCAGCCGCCTCCCTTGCATTTAAACAATTGCCCGCCTCCCAACGACGAAGAAATACAAATTGCCGACAATATAACAGAAAATTTGACTGGTATAGCGAAACGGGTGCCACCAGGGGAAATTGCATCCGTTGGTGGGATCAGGAAGGCATTAGGCATGGTGCAAGAAGTGGAGGTGGCTGATCTGGAGAGTGAATTGAGGCAATTTTTGGAGAGTGAGCCCAATTTATCGCAGAGTCCTTTAAGGGATGACGACAAAACTATTGAGGAGATTTTTATGGAATaa